In Castor canadensis chromosome 11, mCasCan1.hap1v2, whole genome shotgun sequence, a single genomic region encodes these proteins:
- the Efnb3 gene encoding ephrin-B3 → MGAPHSGPGGVQVGALLLLGFGGLVSGLSLEPVYWNSANKRFQAEGGYVLYPQIGDRLDLLCPRARPPGPHSSPSYEFYKLYLVGGAQGRRCEAPPAPNLLLTCDRPDLDLRFTIKFQEYSPNLWGHEFRSHHDYYIIATSDGTREGLESLQGGVCLTRGMKVLLRVGQSPRGGTVPRKTVSEMPMERDRGAAHNLEPGKESMPGDPTSNATSRGAEGPLPPPSMPAVAGAAGGLALLLLGVAGAGGAMCWRRRRAKPSESRHPGPSSFGRGGSLGLGASGGMGPREAEPGELGIALRGSGAADPPFCPHYEKVSGDYGHPVYIVQDGPPQSPPNIYYKV, encoded by the exons ATGGGGGCCCCCCATTCTGGGCCGGGGGGCGTGCAAGTCGGGGCCCTGCTGCTGCTAGGTTTTGGGGGGCTTGTGTCTGGGCTCAGCCTGGAACCTGTCTACTGGAACTCGGCGAATAAGAG GTTCCAGGCAGAGGGTGGTTATGTGCTTTACCCTCAGATTGGGGACCGTCTAGATCTGCTCTGCCCACGGGCTCGGCCTCCTGGCCCCCACTCCTCTCCTAGTTATGAGTTCTACAAGCTATACCTGGTAGGGGGTGCCCAGGGCCGACGCTGCGAGGCACCCCCTGCCCCAAACCTCCTCCTCACTTGTGACCGGCCAGACTTGGACCTCCGATTCACCATCAAGTTCCAGGAGTACAGTCCTAACCTTTGGGGTCATGAGTTCCGCTCACACCACGATTACTACATAATTG CCACATCAGATGGGACTCGGGAAGGGCTGGAGAGCTTGCAGGGAGGTGTGTGCCTAACTAGAGGCATGAAGGTGCTTCTCCGAGTGGGACAAA GTCCTCGAGGAGGGACTGTGCCCCGAAAAACTGTGTCTGAAATGCCCATGGAGAGAGACCGAGGGGCAGCCCACAACTTGGAGCCTGGGAAGGAGAGCATGCCAG GTGACCCCACCAGCAATGCAACCTCCAGGGGTGCTGAaggccccctgccccctcccagcaTGCCCGCAGTGGCTGGGGCAGCAGGGGGGCTGGCGCTGCTCTTGCTGGGCGTGGCAGGGGCTGGGGGTGCCATGTGTTGGCGGAGACGGCGGGCCAAGCCTTCGGAGAGTCGCCACCCTGGTCCCAGCTCCTTTGGGAGGGGAGGGTCTCTGGGCCTGGGGGCAAGTGGGGGGATGGGACCTCGGGAGGCTGAGCCTGGAGAGCTAGGGATAGCTCTGCGGGGCAGTGGGGCGGCAGATCCCCCCTTCTGCCCCCACTATGAGAAGGTGAGTGGTGACTACGGGCACCCAGTGTACATTGTGCAGGATGGGCCCCCCCAGAGCCCTCCAAACATCTACTACAAGGTATGA